Proteins co-encoded in one Bacteroidales bacterium genomic window:
- a CDS encoding sigma-54 dependent transcriptional regulator — translation MDVQSIKQRFGIIGNSPQLNLAIDVARQVAPTDLSVLITGESGSGKEVFPQIIHQLSSRKHGPYIAVNCGAIPEGTIDSELFGHEKGSFTGAHEARKGYFEVVNGGTIFLDEIADMPLSTQARLLRVLESGEFIKVGSSKVLKTDVRVIAATNVNVSEAIHHGKFREDLYYRLSSVPIIIPPLRERKDDILLLFRKFAADFAEKYKMPSVTIEENAQELMLNYRWPGNIRQLKNIAEQISIIEKQRKIDIETLTRYLPQVSSSKLPVLMKTQGDKMEISERDILYRVLFEMRKDITELKQLVAEIMKEDNIPVKMQDLKNQFLKDLEHDYIPIENKNSSLKINTPETYIAEPIQSPEIYEESLSIQDREVDLIKKALDKHRGKRKNAARELGISERTLYRKIKEYNIDN, via the coding sequence ATGGATGTACAATCTATTAAACAACGTTTTGGGATTATCGGGAATTCACCCCAATTGAATCTTGCCATAGATGTTGCCCGTCAGGTAGCACCTACCGACTTAAGTGTCTTGATTACTGGTGAAAGCGGCTCGGGGAAAGAAGTATTTCCCCAGATTATACACCAGTTAAGCTCAAGAAAACACGGACCTTACATTGCTGTTAATTGCGGCGCCATTCCTGAAGGTACCATAGATTCTGAACTTTTCGGACACGAGAAAGGTTCATTTACCGGAGCTCACGAAGCCAGGAAGGGATACTTTGAAGTTGTTAATGGAGGAACAATTTTCCTTGACGAAATTGCCGATATGCCTTTATCAACCCAGGCAAGGCTTCTAAGAGTACTCGAATCAGGAGAATTCATAAAAGTAGGCTCATCTAAGGTTTTAAAAACAGATGTAAGAGTTATTGCTGCCACGAATGTTAATGTTTCCGAAGCCATACATCATGGAAAATTCCGGGAAGATTTATACTATCGTTTAAGTTCGGTTCCCATTATTATTCCCCCATTACGTGAAAGAAAAGATGATATTTTATTGCTTTTCCGGAAATTTGCTGCTGATTTTGCTGAAAAATACAAAATGCCGTCTGTAACCATCGAAGAAAACGCTCAAGAACTGATGCTTAATTATCGCTGGCCCGGAAATATAAGGCAACTTAAAAATATTGCCGAGCAAATCTCTATTATTGAAAAACAGCGAAAAATAGATATTGAAACCCTTACAAGATATTTACCACAGGTTAGTTCAAGTAAACTTCCAGTTTTAATGAAAACTCAGGGCGATAAAATGGAAATTTCCGAAAGAGATATTTTATATCGTGTGCTATTCGAGATGCGTAAAGACATTACGGAGCTTAAACAACTTGTTGCAGAGATTATGAAAGAAGATAATATCCCGGTAAAAATGCAGGACTTAAAAAATCAGTTTCTGAAAGACTTAGAACACGATTATATACCTATTGAAAATAAAAATTCCTCATTAAAAATCAATACTCCTGAAACCTATATCGCAGAACCTATTCAGAGCCCTGAGATTTATGAAGAGTCTCTTTCTATTCAGGACCGCGAAGTCGACCTTATAAAAAAAGCTTTGGACAAACATCGTGGCAAACGTAAAAATGCCGCACGTGAACTTGGAATTTCTGAAAGAACACTATACCGGAAAATCAAAGAATACAATATCGACAATTAA